A region of Streptomyces sp. NBC_01788 DNA encodes the following proteins:
- a CDS encoding ROK family transcriptional regulator: MTARPANTHQARLLKLLRDGGPSSRAQLGDSVELSRSKLAVEVDRLLETGLVVADGLAASRGGRRSHNVRLAPELRFLGVDIGATSVDVAVTNAELEVLGHLNQPLDVREGPVAVFEQVLAMAAKLRASGLAEGYDGAGIGVPGPVRFPQGVPVAPPIMPGWDGFPVREALSQELGCPVMVDNDVNLMAMGEQHAGVARSVGDFLCVKIGTGIGCGIVVGGEVHRGTTGSAGDIGHIQAVPGGRPCVCGNQGCLEAHFSGAALARDALEAAQQGLSAELATRLEANGALTGVDVAAAAAAGDATSLGLIREGGTRTGQVIAGLVSFFNPGLVVIGGGVTGLGHTLLAAIRTQVYRQSLPLATGNLPIVLGELGAAAGVIGAARLISDHLFSPA; this comes from the coding sequence ATGACGGCACGACCCGCCAACACCCATCAGGCCCGGCTGCTCAAGCTGTTGCGCGACGGGGGACCCAGCTCCCGGGCCCAACTCGGCGACAGCGTCGAGCTGTCCCGGTCGAAGCTGGCCGTGGAGGTGGACCGGCTCCTGGAGACGGGACTGGTCGTCGCCGACGGACTCGCCGCCTCGCGCGGCGGCCGCCGCTCCCACAACGTCCGCCTCGCCCCCGAACTGCGCTTCCTGGGCGTCGACATCGGCGCGACCTCGGTCGACGTCGCGGTCACCAACGCGGAACTGGAAGTGCTCGGACACCTCAACCAGCCGCTGGACGTGCGCGAGGGACCCGTCGCGGTCTTCGAGCAGGTCCTCGCCATGGCCGCGAAGTTGCGGGCCTCGGGGCTCGCGGAGGGCTACGACGGCGCCGGCATCGGTGTCCCCGGTCCCGTCCGCTTCCCCCAGGGCGTCCCCGTGGCACCCCCGATCATGCCGGGCTGGGACGGCTTCCCCGTACGGGAGGCGCTCAGCCAGGAACTCGGCTGCCCGGTCATGGTCGACAACGACGTGAACCTCATGGCGATGGGGGAGCAGCACGCGGGCGTCGCCCGCTCCGTGGGCGACTTCCTCTGCGTCAAGATCGGCACCGGCATCGGCTGCGGCATCGTCGTCGGCGGCGAGGTCCACCGCGGTACGACCGGCAGCGCGGGCGACATCGGGCACATCCAGGCCGTGCCCGGCGGACGCCCGTGCGTCTGCGGCAACCAGGGCTGCCTGGAGGCCCACTTCAGCGGCGCCGCCCTGGCCCGGGACGCGCTGGAGGCGGCCCAGCAGGGCCTGTCGGCCGAACTCGCGACCCGGCTGGAGGCGAACGGCGCCCTCACCGGCGTCGACGTGGCCGCCGCGGCCGCCGCGGGCGACGCCACCTCCCTCGGCCTGATCCGGGAGGGCGGCACCCGCACCGGCCAGGTCATCGCCGGACTCGTCTCCTTCTTCAACCCCGGTCTCGTGGTGATCGGCGGCGGGGTCACCGGCCTCGGCCACACCCTGCTCGCCGCGATCCGCACCCAGGTCTACCGCCAGTCGCTGCCCCTGGCGACCGGCAACCTGCCCATCGTCCTGGGCGAGTTGGGGGCCGCCGCCGGAGTCATCGGCGCGGCCCGGCTCATCAGCGACCACCTGTTCTCGCCGGCCTGA
- a CDS encoding sugar ABC transporter ATP-binding protein yields MAPEPPLLSMSGITKSFPGVRALDGVDLEVQAGEVHCLLGQNGAGKSTLIKVLAGAHQPDDGTIVWRGEPTTLKSPIAAMRLGIATIYQELDLVGHLSVAENVFLGHEPTTAGFVVRGREARSATAVLLKRLGHPEIDPGRLVGDLSAAQQQVVSMARALSHDVRLIVMDEPSAALDPDEVDNLFRIVGDLTAAGVAVVYISHRLEEIRRIGDRVTVLKDGRAVAGGLPAESTPTSEIVSLMTGRNVEYVFPPRPTADTAHLAPVLTVEGLARDGEFAPLDLEVRPGEIVGLAGLVGSGRSEILETVYGARKPSAGRVLVDGTPLRPGSVRSAVRAGLGLAPEERKAQGLLMLESVTRNVSVSTLSRFARGGWLDRRAERNAARQATRELSLRPDNPDTPVRTLSGGNQQKAVLARWLLRGCRVLLLDEPTRGVDVGARAELYAVVRRLADEGLAVLLVSSEIPEVLGLADRVLVLREGLVVHTAPARELDEHRVLDLAMEGTPVSTQSVTEEGSATS; encoded by the coding sequence ATGGCTCCAGAACCACCCCTGCTCAGCATGTCCGGCATCACCAAGTCGTTCCCCGGAGTCCGCGCCCTGGACGGAGTCGACCTGGAGGTACAGGCCGGAGAAGTACACTGCCTGCTCGGCCAGAACGGCGCCGGGAAGTCCACCCTCATCAAGGTCCTCGCCGGGGCCCACCAGCCCGACGACGGGACGATCGTCTGGCGGGGCGAGCCCACCACCCTGAAGTCCCCGATCGCCGCCATGCGCCTGGGCATCGCCACCATCTACCAGGAACTCGACCTGGTGGGACACCTGTCCGTCGCCGAGAACGTCTTCCTCGGCCACGAACCCACCACCGCCGGATTCGTCGTTCGCGGCCGCGAGGCCCGCTCCGCCACCGCCGTCCTCCTCAAGCGGCTCGGCCACCCCGAGATCGACCCGGGCCGGCTCGTCGGCGACCTCTCCGCCGCCCAGCAGCAGGTCGTCTCCATGGCCCGGGCCCTCTCCCACGACGTCCGGCTCATCGTCATGGACGAACCGTCGGCCGCCCTCGACCCGGACGAGGTCGACAACCTCTTCCGCATCGTCGGCGACCTCACCGCGGCCGGCGTCGCCGTCGTCTACATCTCCCACCGCCTGGAGGAGATCCGCCGCATCGGCGACCGGGTCACCGTCCTCAAGGACGGCCGCGCCGTCGCCGGCGGACTGCCCGCCGAGTCCACCCCGACTAGCGAGATCGTCTCCCTGATGACGGGCCGCAACGTCGAGTACGTCTTCCCGCCGCGTCCGACGGCCGACACCGCGCACCTCGCGCCCGTCCTCACCGTCGAAGGACTCGCCCGCGACGGCGAGTTCGCCCCCCTCGACCTCGAAGTGCGGCCCGGCGAGATCGTCGGCCTCGCCGGACTCGTCGGCTCCGGCCGCTCCGAGATCCTGGAGACCGTCTACGGCGCCCGCAAGCCCAGCGCGGGCCGCGTCCTCGTCGACGGCACACCGTTGCGCCCCGGCAGCGTGCGCTCCGCGGTTCGTGCCGGACTCGGGCTCGCCCCCGAGGAACGCAAGGCCCAGGGCCTGCTGATGCTGGAGTCCGTCACCCGCAACGTCAGCGTCTCCACACTGTCCCGCTTCGCCCGCGGCGGCTGGCTCGACCGGCGCGCGGAACGCAACGCCGCCCGGCAGGCCACCCGCGAACTCTCCCTGCGCCCCGACAACCCCGACACCCCGGTGCGCACCCTCTCCGGCGGCAACCAGCAGAAGGCGGTCCTCGCCCGCTGGCTGCTGCGCGGCTGCCGCGTCCTGCTCCTGGACGAACCCACCCGCGGTGTCGACGTCGGCGCCCGCGCCGAGCTGTACGCGGTGGTGCGCCGACTCGCCGACGAGGGCCTGGCGGTGCTGCTGGTCTCCAGCGAGATACCCGAGGTCCTCGGCCTCGCCGACCGCGTCCTTGTGCTCCGCGAGGGGCTCGTCGTCCACACGGCACCCGCCCGGGAGCTGGACGAACACCGCGTACTCGACCTGGCCATGGAAGGAACCCCCGTGTCCACGCAGTCCGTAACCGAGGAAGGGAGCGCGACGTCATGA
- a CDS encoding ABC transporter permease, whose protein sequence is MTQPATPAQHGGPDAGPPPAARADTPKGDAGPLRVLWARADVRTLSLLGVLAVLVLIGGITKPDAFLDTRNLQLVLTQASIIGVVTVGMTFVIMSGGIDLSVGAIVGLASVWATTVATQEYGFVGVLFTAVLVGVGCGLVNGVLIAYGGMVPFIATLAMLASARGLALQITGGKTQIVTIDGILSLGNRDSYVLGVPPLVLVFAAVTVIGWLVLNRTTFGRRTVAVGGNPEAARLAGIDVRRQRLYLYLLSGLCCGIAAFLLIVLAGSGQNTNGNLYELDAIAAAIIGGTLLSGGRGTIVGSVLGVLIFITISNIFALNNLETAVQQIAKGAIIVAAVLVQRRTASTT, encoded by the coding sequence ATGACGCAGCCCGCCACCCCGGCCCAGCACGGCGGACCCGACGCCGGGCCGCCGCCCGCCGCCCGCGCGGACACCCCGAAGGGCGACGCCGGTCCGCTGCGCGTCCTGTGGGCCCGCGCCGACGTGCGCACCCTGTCGCTGCTCGGCGTGCTCGCCGTCCTCGTCCTCATCGGCGGCATCACCAAACCCGACGCGTTCCTGGACACCCGCAACCTGCAACTGGTGCTCACCCAGGCGTCCATCATCGGTGTCGTCACCGTCGGGATGACCTTCGTCATCATGAGCGGCGGCATCGACCTGTCCGTCGGCGCGATCGTCGGCCTCGCCTCCGTCTGGGCCACCACCGTGGCCACCCAGGAGTACGGCTTCGTGGGCGTGCTGTTCACCGCGGTGCTCGTCGGCGTCGGGTGCGGACTCGTCAACGGCGTCCTCATCGCGTACGGCGGCATGGTCCCGTTCATCGCCACCCTCGCCATGCTCGCCTCCGCACGCGGTCTCGCCCTGCAGATCACCGGCGGCAAGACCCAGATCGTCACCATCGACGGGATCCTGAGCCTCGGCAACCGCGACTCCTACGTCCTCGGCGTGCCGCCGCTGGTCCTGGTCTTCGCCGCCGTCACCGTCATCGGCTGGCTCGTGCTGAACCGCACCACGTTCGGGCGGCGCACCGTCGCCGTCGGCGGCAACCCGGAGGCGGCCCGGCTGGCGGGCATCGACGTACGCCGCCAGCGCCTCTACCTCTACCTGCTGTCCGGGCTGTGCTGCGGCATCGCTGCCTTCCTGCTGATCGTCCTGGCCGGTTCCGGCCAGAACACCAACGGCAACCTGTACGAACTCGACGCCATCGCCGCCGCGATCATCGGCGGGACCCTGCTGAGCGGCGGCCGGGGCACCATCGTCGGCTCCGTCCTCGGCGTCCTGATCTTCATCACGATCAGCAACATCTTCGCCCTGAACAACCTCGAGACCGCTGTCCAGCAGATCGCCAAGGGCGCCATCATCGTCGCCGCCGTCCTCGTCCAGCGGCGCACCGCCTCCACCACCTAG
- a CDS encoding substrate-binding domain-containing protein — MPQTPSRRGLLFGGAAVGATAFLAACTSNEPKNDKPAANDQPAADDQPGKAVTIGFAGPQADHGWLNAINENAKSRAKKYSDVTLEITEGSNDTAAQIGQIETLINKKVDVLVILPADGKALTQVGLKAMRAGIPVVNLDRVFNSPQAYRCWIGGDNYGMGFNAGQYIGEQLKGKANAKVVELAGLDNLELTKQRTQGFDDALKNYPNITKVARQAAEFTVESGQAKMSQLLQAQKHIDALWNHDDDQGVGALRAIEQAGRDEFFMVGGAGALSAFEQIKQDKGVLKATVLYPPTMAASAIDLARALGQGKGVSGMAEFEIPASITLYSAVVDKTNVDQYMPTGFK; from the coding sequence ATGCCCCAGACACCGAGCCGCAGAGGCCTGCTCTTCGGCGGCGCCGCCGTCGGCGCCACCGCCTTCCTCGCCGCCTGCACCAGCAACGAGCCCAAGAACGACAAGCCCGCGGCGAACGACCAGCCCGCCGCCGACGACCAGCCCGGCAAGGCGGTCACCATCGGCTTCGCCGGCCCGCAGGCCGACCACGGCTGGCTCAACGCGATCAACGAGAACGCCAAGAGCCGCGCCAAGAAGTACTCCGACGTCACCCTGGAGATCACCGAGGGCTCCAACGACACCGCCGCGCAGATCGGCCAGATCGAGACCCTCATCAACAAGAAGGTCGACGTGCTGGTGATCCTGCCCGCCGACGGCAAGGCACTCACCCAGGTCGGACTGAAGGCGATGCGTGCGGGCATCCCCGTCGTCAACCTCGACCGGGTCTTCAACTCCCCGCAGGCGTACCGCTGCTGGATCGGTGGCGACAACTACGGGATGGGCTTCAACGCCGGGCAGTACATCGGCGAGCAGCTCAAGGGCAAGGCGAACGCGAAGGTCGTCGAACTCGCCGGCCTGGACAACCTGGAGCTGACCAAGCAGCGCACCCAGGGCTTCGACGACGCGCTGAAGAACTACCCCAACATCACCAAAGTGGCGCGTCAGGCGGCCGAGTTCACCGTCGAGTCCGGCCAGGCGAAGATGTCCCAGCTCCTCCAGGCGCAGAAGCACATCGACGCGCTGTGGAACCACGACGACGACCAGGGCGTCGGCGCGCTGCGCGCCATCGAGCAGGCCGGCCGCGACGAGTTCTTCATGGTCGGCGGCGCCGGCGCGCTCTCCGCGTTCGAACAGATCAAGCAGGACAAGGGCGTCCTGAAGGCCACCGTGCTGTATCCGCCCACGATGGCCGCGTCCGCGATCGACCTGGCCCGCGCGCTGGGCCAGGGCAAGGGCGTGTCCGGCATGGCGGAGTTCGAGATCCCGGCGTCCATCACCCTGTACTCCGCCGTGGTCGACAAGACCAACGTGGACCAGTACATGCCCACCGGCTTCAAGTGA
- a CDS encoding Gfo/Idh/MocA family protein has product MGLKGQSEQAESEPAAGKPPLRVGMVGYAFMGAAHSQGWRTVGRVFDLPHRPVLAVVAGRDGAAVRGAAARLGWADTETDWRALIARDDVDLIDICTPGDSHAEIAVAALEAGKHVLCEKPLANSVEEARAMTEAAERARARGQVAMVGFNYRRLPATALARRMVAEGRLGTLRHVRVSYLQDWLVDPEFPLTWRLRKDAAGSGALGDLGAHIVDLAQYLVGEAITGVSAVTETFVRQRPLPAGAAAGLSGVGGRGLGEVTVDDAALFTARFGSGALASFEATRFASGRKNALRIELNGSHGSLAFDLERLNELSYHDHTEPGVSAGFRRILVTEPDHPYLAAWWPPGHGLGYEHSFVHQARDLVLAIAAGTAPEPSFADGLQVQRVLAAVEESAAKNSLYTPVPV; this is encoded by the coding sequence ATGGGCCTGAAGGGACAGTCGGAGCAGGCCGAGAGCGAGCCCGCGGCCGGGAAGCCTCCGCTGCGTGTCGGCATGGTCGGCTACGCCTTCATGGGCGCCGCCCACTCCCAGGGCTGGCGCACCGTGGGCCGCGTCTTCGACCTGCCGCACCGGCCCGTACTGGCCGTCGTCGCCGGGCGTGACGGGGCGGCCGTGCGGGGCGCGGCCGCCCGGCTCGGCTGGGCCGACACCGAGACCGACTGGCGCGCTCTGATCGCCCGCGACGACGTCGACCTCATCGACATCTGCACGCCGGGCGACAGCCATGCGGAGATCGCCGTGGCCGCCCTGGAGGCGGGCAAGCACGTGCTGTGCGAGAAACCCCTCGCCAACTCGGTCGAGGAGGCGCGGGCGATGACCGAGGCGGCCGAGCGGGCGCGGGCCCGCGGCCAGGTCGCCATGGTCGGCTTCAACTACCGGCGGCTGCCCGCGACCGCCCTGGCCCGCCGCATGGTCGCCGAGGGCCGCCTCGGCACCCTGCGGCACGTACGCGTCAGTTACCTCCAGGACTGGCTCGTCGACCCCGAGTTCCCGCTGACCTGGCGGCTGCGCAAGGACGCGGCGGGCTCCGGCGCCCTCGGCGACCTGGGCGCCCACATCGTCGACCTCGCCCAGTACCTCGTGGGCGAGGCGATCACCGGGGTGTCCGCGGTCACCGAGACGTTCGTCCGGCAGCGCCCGCTGCCGGCCGGGGCGGCGGCCGGGCTCAGCGGCGTCGGCGGCCGCGGCCTGGGGGAGGTCACCGTCGACGACGCGGCCCTGTTCACCGCCCGGTTCGGCTCGGGCGCGCTCGCCTCCTTCGAGGCGACCCGGTTCGCCTCCGGCCGCAAGAACGCGCTGCGCATCGAGCTCAACGGGTCCCACGGCTCGCTAGCGTTCGACCTGGAACGGCTCAACGAGCTCTCGTACCACGACCACACCGAACCCGGGGTGAGCGCCGGCTTCCGGCGGATCCTCGTCACCGAACCCGACCACCCCTATCTCGCGGCCTGGTGGCCGCCGGGCCACGGCCTCGGCTACGAGCACAGCTTCGTCCACCAGGCCCGCGACCTGGTGCTCGCGATCGCCGCGGGCACCGCGCCCGAACCGTCCTTCGCCGACGGGCTCCAGGTCCAGCGCGTCCTGGCCGCCGTCGAGGAGAGCGCGGCGAAGAATTCCCTCTACACGCCCGTCCCGGTCTAG
- a CDS encoding sugar phosphate isomerase/epimerase family protein: MPRSFTLFTGQWADLPLEEVCRLARDFGYDGLELACWGDHFEVDKALADPAYLDGRRALLDKYGLKCWAISNHLVGQGVCDHPIDERHRGILPARIWGDGEPEGVRQRAAAELKDTARAAAAFGVDTVIGFTGSSIWHLVAMFPPVPPGMIERGYQDFAERWNPILDVFDAEGVRFAHEVHPGEIAYDYWTTRQALDAVDNRPAFGLNFDPSHFVWQDLDPVGFLWDFRDRIYHVDCKEARKRLDGRNGRLGSHLPWGDPRRGWDFVSAGHGDVPWEDVFRMLRSIDYTGPVSVEWEDAGMDRLQGAPEALRRLKAFDFDPPSASFDAAFGRE, translated from the coding sequence ATGCCACGTTCGTTCACCCTGTTCACCGGCCAGTGGGCCGACCTCCCGCTGGAGGAGGTCTGCCGGCTGGCCCGTGACTTCGGCTACGACGGACTCGAACTCGCCTGCTGGGGAGACCACTTCGAGGTCGACAAGGCGCTGGCCGACCCCGCCTATCTCGACGGGCGGCGCGCGCTGCTCGACAAGTACGGCCTCAAGTGCTGGGCGATCTCCAACCACCTGGTCGGCCAGGGGGTCTGCGACCACCCGATCGACGAGCGCCACCGCGGCATCCTGCCGGCCCGCATCTGGGGCGACGGGGAGCCCGAAGGCGTACGGCAGCGGGCCGCCGCGGAGTTGAAGGACACGGCGCGGGCGGCGGCCGCGTTCGGCGTCGACACCGTCATCGGCTTCACCGGCTCCTCGATCTGGCACCTGGTCGCCATGTTCCCGCCCGTGCCGCCGGGCATGATCGAACGCGGCTACCAGGACTTCGCCGAGCGCTGGAACCCGATCCTCGACGTGTTCGACGCCGAGGGCGTCCGCTTCGCGCACGAGGTGCACCCCGGCGAGATCGCGTACGACTACTGGACCACCCGGCAGGCCCTGGACGCGGTGGACAACCGACCCGCGTTCGGGCTGAACTTCGACCCGAGCCACTTCGTCTGGCAGGACCTCGACCCCGTCGGCTTCCTGTGGGACTTCCGGGACCGGATCTACCACGTGGACTGCAAGGAGGCCCGCAAGCGCCTCGACGGGCGCAACGGCCGCCTCGGCTCCCACCTGCCGTGGGGCGATCCCCGGCGCGGCTGGGACTTCGTCTCCGCCGGGCACGGTGACGTGCCGTGGGAGGACGTCTTCCGGATGCTGCGGTCCATCGACTACACCGGCCCCGTGTCGGTGGAGTGGGAGGACGCCGGCATGGACCGGCTCCAGGGCGCCCCCGAGGCGCTGCGGCGCCTCAAGGCGTTCGACTTCGACCCGCCGAGCGCGTCGTTCGACGCGGCCTTCGGCAGGGAGTAG
- a CDS encoding ThuA domain-containing protein produces MHRKRPRFRKALALLTGSLLAGSSLALAAPPASAHGPGADRPAAAAAEDFQQVTLAKGAPEVGEPMSLAVLPDRSVLHTSRDGTLRLTDAQGNTSVAGKLAVYDHDEEGLQGIGIDPDFAENRFVYLYYAPPLNTPPGDAPENGTAADFAPFDGVNRLSRFVLKQDGTLDVSSEKNVLEVKTSRGMCCHVGGDIDFDKDGNLYLSTGDDSNPFSSDGYTPIDERSTRNPAFDAQRTSGNTNDLRGKILRIKVKPDGSYDIPEGNLFAPGTAKTRPEIYAMGFRNPFRFSIDKPTGTIYIGEYGPDAGAANPNRGPSGMVEFNRVTKPGNYGWPYCVGKNEAYIKYDFATKQSGAAFDCSAPKNTSPNNTGLVDLPPAQPAWIDYDGGSIPEFGNGSESPMGGPVYRYDPDLNSPAKFPEAYDGDFFAGEFGRRWIKRIEQDDDGTVKSINPFPWSGTQVMDMAFGPDGALYVLDYGLSWFGGDENSALYRIENVTNGHAPTVTATSDRTSGKAPLKVSFSATGKDADGDALTYGWDFGDGTTGTGQSPQHTYRTNGTYTATVTVTDPTGYTATANVHVVVGNTAPTVTFQTPADGTLFQFGDTIPFKVKVTDPEDKKIDCSKVTVRYILGHDSHGHPITSATGCEGTISVPADGEHDPNANIFGVLDAEYTDNGGGGQEALTTHAQVVLQPRHRQAEHFSSQSGIRTYDKTEAHGGRTVGDIDNGDWISFKPYNLSGAQTLTARVSSGGAGGYLEVRTGGPNGTLHGSGVVPVTGGWETFQDIDIPLSKLPKKTTELYLVFKGGDGALFDVDDFMISDKKPAKNDKRVLVFSKTAGFRHDSIETGVRALKDLGGQSGITVDSTEEAQQFTTANLARYDAVVFLSTTGTVLNADQKKAFEKYIAGGGGYMGIHAAADTEYEWPFYGGLVGAYFDSHPQIQKATVLVPQHDHPATKGLDDAWDRTDEWYNYRSNPRDHARVLATLDESTYQGGKMNGDHPIAWCQAYQGGRSFYTGLGHTKESYAEDGFRSHLLGGLKYVTGQEKADCKPRKA; encoded by the coding sequence GTGCACAGGAAACGTCCCAGATTCCGCAAGGCACTCGCTCTTCTCACCGGCTCACTCCTCGCGGGCAGCTCGCTCGCGCTCGCCGCGCCGCCGGCGAGCGCCCACGGCCCCGGTGCCGACAGACCGGCCGCGGCGGCCGCCGAGGACTTCCAGCAGGTCACCCTCGCCAAGGGCGCCCCCGAGGTCGGCGAGCCGATGTCGCTGGCCGTGCTCCCGGACCGCAGCGTCCTGCACACCTCCCGCGACGGCACGCTGCGGCTGACCGACGCTCAGGGCAACACGTCCGTGGCCGGCAAGCTGGCCGTCTACGACCACGACGAGGAGGGGCTCCAGGGCATCGGGATCGACCCCGACTTCGCCGAGAACCGCTTCGTCTACCTCTACTACGCGCCGCCGCTGAACACCCCGCCCGGCGACGCTCCCGAGAACGGCACCGCCGCCGACTTCGCCCCCTTCGACGGCGTCAACCGGCTCTCCCGCTTCGTGCTGAAGCAGGACGGCACGCTGGACGTGTCCAGCGAGAAGAACGTCCTCGAGGTCAAGACGTCCCGCGGCATGTGCTGCCACGTCGGCGGCGACATCGACTTCGACAAGGACGGCAACCTCTACCTGTCGACCGGCGACGACTCCAACCCCTTCTCGTCCGACGGCTACACGCCCATCGACGAGCGGTCGACCCGGAACCCGGCGTTCGACGCCCAGCGCACCTCGGGCAACACCAACGACCTGCGGGGCAAGATCCTGCGGATCAAGGTCAAGCCGGACGGCTCCTACGACATCCCCGAGGGCAACCTCTTCGCCCCGGGCACCGCGAAGACCCGTCCCGAGATCTACGCGATGGGCTTCCGCAACCCGTTCCGGTTCAGCATCGACAAGCCCACCGGCACCATCTACATCGGCGAGTACGGGCCGGACGCCGGCGCCGCGAACCCCAACCGCGGTCCCTCCGGGATGGTCGAGTTCAACCGCGTGACCAAGCCCGGCAACTACGGCTGGCCCTACTGCGTCGGCAAGAACGAGGCGTACATCAAGTACGACTTCGCCACCAAGCAGTCCGGTGCGGCCTTCGACTGCTCGGCGCCGAAGAACACCTCCCCGAACAACACCGGCCTGGTCGACCTCCCGCCGGCCCAGCCGGCCTGGATCGACTACGACGGCGGCTCCATCCCCGAGTTCGGCAACGGCTCCGAGTCCCCGATGGGCGGCCCGGTCTACCGCTACGACCCCGACCTGAACTCGCCCGCCAAGTTCCCCGAGGCCTACGACGGGGACTTCTTCGCCGGTGAGTTCGGCCGCCGGTGGATCAAGCGGATCGAGCAGGACGACGACGGCACCGTCAAGTCCATCAACCCCTTCCCCTGGTCCGGCACCCAGGTGATGGACATGGCCTTCGGCCCGGACGGCGCCCTCTACGTCCTGGACTACGGCCTGTCCTGGTTCGGCGGCGACGAGAACTCCGCGCTGTACCGCATCGAGAACGTCACCAACGGCCATGCGCCGACCGTGACCGCCACGTCGGACAGGACGTCGGGCAAGGCGCCCCTGAAGGTGTCCTTCTCCGCGACCGGCAAGGACGCCGACGGCGACGCGCTCACCTACGGCTGGGACTTCGGTGACGGGACCACCGGCACCGGTCAGTCGCCCCAGCACACGTACCGCACCAACGGCACGTACACCGCCACCGTCACCGTGACGGACCCGACCGGCTACACCGCGACCGCCAACGTCCACGTGGTCGTCGGCAACACCGCGCCCACGGTGACCTTCCAGACGCCGGCCGACGGCACGCTGTTCCAGTTCGGTGACACCATCCCGTTCAAGGTGAAGGTCACCGACCCCGAGGACAAGAAGATCGACTGCTCCAAGGTCACCGTCCGCTACATCCTCGGCCACGACAGCCACGGCCACCCGATCACCTCGGCCACCGGCTGCGAGGGCACCATCTCCGTGCCTGCCGACGGCGAGCACGACCCCAACGCCAACATATTCGGCGTCCTGGACGCCGAGTACACCGACAACGGCGGCGGCGGTCAGGAGGCGCTGACCACCCACGCCCAGGTCGTGCTCCAGCCCCGCCACCGGCAGGCCGAGCACTTCAGCAGCCAGAGCGGCATCCGCACCTACGACAAGACCGAGGCGCACGGCGGCAGGACCGTCGGCGACATCGACAACGGTGACTGGATCTCGTTCAAGCCGTACAACCTGAGCGGCGCCCAGACGCTCACCGCGCGGGTGTCCTCCGGCGGCGCCGGCGGGTACCTGGAGGTCCGCACCGGAGGTCCCAACGGCACTCTGCACGGCTCCGGGGTCGTCCCGGTGACCGGCGGCTGGGAGACCTTCCAGGACATCGACATCCCGCTCAGCAAGCTGCCGAAGAAGACCACCGAGCTGTACCTGGTCTTCAAGGGCGGTGACGGAGCGCTCTTCGACGTCGACGACTTCATGATCTCCGACAAGAAGCCCGCGAAGAACGACAAGCGCGTCCTGGTCTTCTCCAAGACGGCCGGCTTCCGGCACGACTCCATCGAGACCGGCGTGCGGGCCCTGAAGGACCTCGGCGGGCAGAGCGGCATCACCGTCGACTCCACGGAGGAGGCGCAGCAGTTCACCACCGCCAACCTCGCCCGCTACGACGCCGTCGTCTTCCTGTCCACCACCGGCACCGTGCTGAACGCCGACCAGAAGAAGGCGTTCGAGAAGTACATCGCCGGCGGCGGCGGTTACATGGGCATCCACGCCGCGGCCGACACCGAGTACGAGTGGCCGTTCTACGGCGGCCTGGTCGGCGCGTACTTCGACTCGCATCCGCAGATCCAGAAGGCCACCGTCCTGGTGCCCCAGCACGACCACCCGGCCACCAAGGGTCTCGACGACGCGTGGGACCGCACGGACGAGTGGTACAACTACCGATCCAACCCGCGTGACCACGCCCGGGTGCTGGCCACCCTGGACGAGAGCACGTACCAGGGCGGCAAGATGAACGGCGACCACCCGATCGCCTGGTGCCAGGCCTACCAGGGCGGGCGCTCCTTCTACACCGGCCTCGGCCACACCAAGGAGTCCTACGCCGAGGACGGCTTCCGCAGTCATCTGCTCGGTGGCCTGAAGTACGTCACCGGCCAGGAGAAGGCGGACTGCAAGCCGCGCAAGGCCTGA